The following proteins are encoded in a genomic region of Protaetiibacter sp. SSC-01:
- a CDS encoding DUF3846 domain-containing protein produces MVRGLFVPADGNKKVEERDYRTLEDYRAAVGGWIEAADVPSFGPVTMYVNENGIAEGLEPNLRATFLWWYHVPQIRDRSALVGDVALVGYPDADGNTTDVASDVLELLTTFVPHVVTVKLAGVRHRTRVTNRDYWEAVHWAMIKLSREPEIEDVDVVPAEKAERLPFTPIPPLPTLGN; encoded by the coding sequence ATGGTCAGAGGACTGTTCGTCCCGGCGGACGGCAATAAGAAGGTCGAGGAGCGCGACTACCGCACGCTCGAGGACTACCGGGCCGCCGTGGGCGGCTGGATCGAAGCGGCGGACGTGCCGAGCTTCGGACCGGTCACGATGTACGTCAACGAGAACGGCATCGCCGAAGGGCTGGAGCCCAACCTGCGCGCGACGTTCCTGTGGTGGTACCACGTTCCGCAGATCCGGGACCGCTCGGCGCTCGTCGGCGATGTCGCGCTGGTGGGCTATCCCGACGCCGATGGCAACACCACGGACGTCGCATCCGACGTGCTCGAGCTGCTCACAACCTTTGTGCCGCATGTCGTGACGGTGAAACTCGCCGGAGTCAGGCATCGCACCCGCGTGACCAACCGAGACTACTGGGAAGCCGTCCACTGGGCGATGATCAAGCTCTCCCGTGAGCCCGAGATCGAGGACGTGGACGTCGTCCCCGCCGAGAAGGCGGAGCGACTCCCGTTCACGCCCATCCCGCCGCTGCCGACGCTCGGCAACTAA
- a CDS encoding class I SAM-dependent DNA methyltransferase: MARPAKPKPQKTLEQTLWEAADKLRGNQEPSEYKHVVLGLVFLKYVSDRFEERRKTLEQELVADGIKPERLASFLENRDEYASHNVFWVPEQARWGYIQSRAKLPSVGQDIDQAMDLVEKENPSIRGVLPRNYGRDGLDKRRLGELVDLIGSIGFTSTDDHGADDVLGRVYEYFLGQFAGKETGKDAGAFYTPRWVVRTLVEMIEPYKGRVYDPAAGSGGMFVQSAEFVKAHGGKRTDISVYGQEFTDTTWKLAKMNLALRGIEADLGTHSADSFTEDLHPDLRADFILANPPFNVSDWWDAKLADDPRWKYGTPPQGNANFAWVQHFIYHLSPKGTAGFVLANGSLSSKSSGEGEIRRKLVEADLVDCIVAMPDKLFFNTGIPVSLWFVSKDRHGNGHRKREGEVLFIDARKLGVMASRRLRELTEDDIQKIAGTYHAWRNHDGGYEDIPGFAKAASLEEITKHGFVLTPGRYVGAEDAELDEEPIEEKIERLTSELFAEFERGRELEEEVRKRLGELRS, translated from the coding sequence ATGGCGCGACCCGCGAAACCCAAACCTCAGAAGACGCTGGAGCAGACGCTCTGGGAGGCGGCCGACAAGCTCCGCGGCAATCAGGAGCCGAGCGAGTACAAGCATGTCGTCCTCGGTCTCGTGTTCCTGAAGTACGTCTCGGACCGTTTCGAGGAGCGGCGCAAGACACTCGAGCAGGAGCTTGTCGCGGACGGCATCAAGCCCGAGCGCCTCGCCTCGTTCCTAGAGAACCGGGACGAGTACGCGAGCCACAACGTGTTCTGGGTGCCGGAGCAGGCCCGCTGGGGTTACATCCAGAGCCGAGCCAAGCTGCCGAGCGTCGGCCAGGACATCGATCAGGCTATGGATCTGGTCGAGAAAGAGAACCCTTCGATCCGTGGCGTGCTGCCGCGCAATTACGGTCGCGACGGCTTGGACAAGCGCCGCCTCGGCGAGTTGGTCGACCTCATCGGCTCGATTGGTTTCACCAGTACCGACGACCACGGAGCGGATGACGTCCTCGGGCGGGTCTACGAGTACTTCCTCGGCCAGTTCGCCGGCAAGGAGACGGGCAAGGACGCTGGAGCCTTCTACACGCCCCGCTGGGTCGTCCGGACGCTCGTCGAGATGATCGAGCCCTACAAGGGCCGCGTCTACGACCCTGCCGCAGGATCCGGAGGCATGTTCGTCCAGTCGGCGGAGTTCGTGAAGGCGCACGGCGGTAAGCGCACCGACATCTCCGTCTACGGCCAGGAGTTCACCGACACCACCTGGAAGCTCGCGAAGATGAACCTCGCGCTGCGAGGCATCGAAGCCGATCTCGGCACCCACTCCGCGGACTCGTTCACCGAGGATCTGCACCCTGACCTGCGGGCCGACTTCATCCTCGCCAACCCGCCCTTCAACGTTTCCGACTGGTGGGACGCGAAGCTCGCCGACGACCCCCGCTGGAAGTACGGCACGCCTCCGCAGGGCAACGCCAACTTCGCCTGGGTGCAGCACTTCATCTACCACCTCAGCCCCAAGGGCACGGCTGGCTTCGTTCTTGCCAACGGCTCTTTGTCGTCGAAGAGCAGTGGTGAGGGAGAGATCCGCCGCAAGCTCGTCGAGGCCGACCTCGTCGACTGCATCGTGGCGATGCCGGACAAGCTCTTCTTCAACACCGGCATTCCGGTATCGCTCTGGTTTGTCTCCAAGGACCGGCACGGCAACGGCCACCGCAAGCGTGAGGGCGAGGTGCTCTTCATCGATGCTCGCAAGCTCGGTGTGATGGCCAGTCGACGCCTCCGCGAGCTGACCGAGGACGACATCCAGAAGATCGCGGGCACGTACCACGCCTGGCGCAACCACGACGGCGGCTACGAGGACATCCCTGGCTTCGCTAAGGCTGCCTCGCTCGAGGAGATCACCAAGCACGGCTTCGTCTTGACGCCGGGCCGCTACGTCGGTGCCGAGGACGCCGAACTTGACGAGGAGCCGATCGAGGAGAAGATCGAGCGGCTCACCAGTGAGTTGTTCGCCGAGTTCGAGCGGGGGCGTGAGCTGGAGGAAGAGGTCCGAAAGCGGTTGGGGGAACTCCGCTCATGA
- a CDS encoding restriction endonuclease subunit S: MTTHWATTTLGRAGVWVSGGTPSTSTSEFWDGDIPWMSSKSLTEFYVRDSDRRVTERGAANGTRLVPENTILMVVRGMSLKTEFRMGITRREVALSQDLKGLLPSDGFDPLFLAYAIRARTRDILDMVDEAGHGTGRLQTDRLFALELPVPPMPEQRSIAATLGALDDKIGWVLQVAERERFLAITRLSNGDERVRVGDVAELQKGLSYKGSGLNDGSSPNALKMINLGNFSLNGAPKLDGTKYYTGDYKSKNLLSTWDLVVANTDLTQDREVLGRGFLVPSVLDGAIHTHHTSAVRFTSRPELALVLWAQLQSLDFRDRAKGYATGTTVTALPPAAVLDFEVRVPEDLERKLESARSLIEHSWQLESEAAALRRTRDALLPELLSGRVRVPAEAAA; the protein is encoded by the coding sequence ATGACGACTCATTGGGCGACGACGACCTTGGGACGGGCCGGGGTATGGGTGTCTGGCGGGACGCCGTCGACGTCGACGTCCGAGTTCTGGGACGGCGACATTCCTTGGATGAGTTCCAAATCGCTCACCGAGTTCTATGTTCGAGATTCCGACCGTCGCGTCACCGAGCGCGGAGCCGCCAACGGTACTCGCCTGGTTCCGGAGAACACGATCCTGATGGTCGTGCGCGGAATGAGTCTCAAGACCGAATTCCGCATGGGCATCACCCGCCGCGAAGTGGCACTCAGCCAAGACCTCAAGGGGTTGCTGCCGTCTGATGGTTTCGATCCGTTGTTCCTCGCGTACGCGATTCGCGCTCGCACGCGTGACATTCTCGACATGGTCGATGAGGCAGGGCATGGCACCGGGCGACTCCAGACCGATCGTCTCTTTGCGCTTGAGCTTCCTGTGCCGCCGATGCCGGAACAACGGTCCATCGCCGCAACGCTCGGTGCGTTGGACGACAAGATCGGCTGGGTGCTTCAAGTTGCCGAGCGGGAGCGATTCTTGGCAATCACTCGCCTGTCAAATGGGGATGAGCGTGTCCGCGTCGGCGACGTCGCCGAGCTCCAGAAGGGGCTTTCATACAAGGGCTCGGGCCTCAATGACGGCTCAAGCCCGAATGCCCTGAAGATGATCAATCTTGGCAACTTCTCCTTGAACGGTGCCCCGAAGCTCGACGGCACGAAGTACTACACGGGTGATTACAAGTCCAAGAACTTGTTGTCGACATGGGACTTGGTCGTGGCCAATACCGATCTAACGCAGGACCGGGAAGTCCTCGGACGAGGGTTCCTCGTGCCTTCAGTACTGGACGGGGCGATCCACACGCATCACACCTCTGCTGTGCGATTTACGAGTCGGCCTGAGCTGGCGCTTGTCTTGTGGGCGCAACTGCAGTCGCTCGACTTCCGAGATCGAGCCAAGGGCTACGCGACGGGAACAACGGTGACCGCGTTGCCTCCAGCCGCAGTTCTGGATTTCGAAGTTCGTGTTCCAGAGGACCTCGAACGAAAGCTTGAATCCGCTCGATCGCTCATCGAGCATTCGTGGCAGCTCGAAAGCGAAGCGGCGGCGCTTCGCCGCACCCGAGACGCGCTACTCCCCGAACTGCTCTCCGGCCGCGTCCGTGTCCCTGCGGAGGCCGCGGCATGA
- a CDS encoding TIGR02391 family protein: MAWAITCLKDFIHATDQVPYDNSGGGVLVLGTHQRVPDAKAAEHAYVAEQILDRVLPEWRAADKDGEPKGKGRWKHLRDWAGRAIAALERESELREKLGDTAPRVSAGDFHPWIWSGAQSLWQSGHYRSAVEDAAKKLNAETQNKLGRRDVSETDLFKQAFSLDPPVPGKARLRRAKDDGSDTYRSMQRGAMALAEGIYAGIRNPFNHEDPRDIDEQIGLEYLAALSVLARWVDESELEVAP; encoded by the coding sequence GTGGCCTGGGCGATCACGTGTTTGAAGGATTTCATCCATGCCACCGATCAGGTGCCCTACGACAACTCCGGCGGCGGTGTGCTCGTGCTCGGCACCCATCAACGTGTCCCTGACGCGAAGGCTGCCGAACATGCCTACGTGGCAGAACAGATCCTCGATCGCGTGCTCCCCGAATGGCGCGCGGCCGACAAGGACGGCGAGCCCAAAGGTAAGGGCCGCTGGAAGCACCTCCGCGATTGGGCTGGTCGGGCCATTGCAGCACTTGAGCGAGAGTCCGAGCTCCGCGAGAAGCTCGGTGACACGGCGCCGCGCGTGTCGGCTGGTGACTTTCATCCCTGGATCTGGAGCGGGGCGCAATCTCTCTGGCAGTCTGGCCACTATCGCTCAGCCGTCGAGGACGCCGCTAAGAAGCTGAACGCTGAGACTCAGAACAAGCTCGGCCGCCGAGATGTCAGCGAAACTGATCTCTTCAAGCAGGCTTTCAGCCTCGACCCGCCTGTGCCTGGCAAGGCCCGCCTGCGCCGGGCGAAGGACGACGGCAGCGACACCTATAGGTCGATGCAGCGCGGAGCTATGGCGCTGGCCGAGGGAATCTACGCGGGCATCCGCAATCCGTTCAATCATGAAGACCCTCGCGATATCGACGAGCAGATCGGGCTCGAATACCTCGCCGCGCTGAGTGTTCTGGCACGCTGGGTGGACGAGTCTGAACTGGAGGTTGCCCCGTGA